The nucleotide sequence ACAGACCGAGATTAAATCTCTACCTTTAAGGTGCTAATTTAATGAACACAGTGTCACTGAATACCGCTATTATCTGAATAAAACTAACAAATGACATAattacagataaataaatattccTGATTTATTAGTCAGGCGTGAGAGACTGGCATGCCCTGTATTCATGACAAGTGTATTCAAAGCGAAGCGAAAGGAGTCAAGAATAAGTGCAGGAAACTGGCCTCGGGGAGTCAGTTCGGTTGTTAATCCACGATGGCGACAAAACTACGTTAAACGAAGTATAAGTCGCACTCATCCACCCATTGAATACTACATCGACTTTGGCAGTTCAGTGGATAGTTATTTTCCAACAACCATTCCTTTACTAGTGTACACTTACGACTACGAACTCCGTCCCTCCTTCCTGAAAGCTCTCTAATTAAACCTAAAGGGCAACTTCTCTCCATTCAAGCCAGCTTTAAGATTCATTAAAACCACCTCCATCATTTTCATTCTTGTGTAGACAGTTGCTGATCCCATATGCGGCGTAATGATAACATTAGGTAGTTTTAATAACGGATGGTCTCTAGGCAGGGGCTCGGGATCTGTGACGTCCATCGCAGCAGCTCTTATTACTCCGCTCTGCAGCGCTTTGCTCAGGTCAGTTTGATTGACGATTCCTCCACGTGCGATGTTAACAAGTGTCGCTGTTGATTTCATCAGAGCTAACTCCCTTTCTGTTATCAGGTTTGCTGTTTCTTTAGTAAGAGGAGTGCATAGCACTACAAAGTCTGACTGACAGAGCAGCTCGTCTAGAGTGTTGCAGTATTGAGCACCTGTAAAGAGGTGGTAAACAGAAGTTCGAGAAGTGTTTGATGGAAAATCAGCTGGACACGGTTTGTCAACCTAAAGTTGCATAGACTGGTAGAATGCATTCCAGTGGTTTACTTGGTTCAAGGGCCTCAATGGACAGACATCGTACCGCGCATGGAAAGCTCCGGTTTTAGAGCGCCGAACTGCTGTGGGGGGTTCAATCCCCACACCGGACCAGCACTTaaggtcttaaaataactgaggagaaagtgctgcctttgctatggCATCCGCAAATAATTAGAAATTCTAGTCTTCTGGATTAAGGACGATAAACTGTAGGCCCGTCTTCTGCATCTTCTCTGAACTGGTTAGCAGGGAACGTTAAAGAGCCCTCACACTCCTCGCAAGGGGAAGGGAATGTAGCTCCCGGTGTTGTGATCTAGCCTTGTCAGTTTTTTTACAGGCCCTCATCTAAACCAGCTTTAAAAGTAAACAGGGCCAGCCTGTATAAAAATCGCAAATAAATAACTAACAAGATAAATAAAGAC is from Pocillopora verrucosa isolate sample1 chromosome 7, ASM3666991v2, whole genome shotgun sequence and encodes:
- the LOC136282643 gene encoding LOW QUALITY PROTEIN: probable 2-ketogluconate reductase (The sequence of the model RefSeq protein was modified relative to this genomic sequence to represent the inferred CDS: deleted 2 bases in 1 codon) codes for the protein MVQFNQSFNLHLSLHHASNHELLSSERGIAVGNTPGVLSDCTVDMAFALLMASARNIVEGDKISKSPETKQISYLHGYYGRRVTGSTIGIVGMGGIGSAVAKRANGFDMRIVYHNRNRREIEEKKFGAQYCNTLDELLCQSDFVVLCTPLTKETANLITERELALMKSTATLVNIARGGIVNQTDLSKALQSGVIRAAAMDVTDPEPLPRDHPLLKLPNVIITPHMGSATVYTRMKMMEVVLMNLKAGLNGEKLPFRFN